In Candidatus Krumholzibacteriia bacterium, a genomic segment contains:
- a CDS encoding alpha/beta fold hydrolase, translated as MSHTIPFEFPSPADGAPLRGDLHLPQGEPAASVLLVHGFKGFKDWGFWPPFAEMLAERGLAACRFNLSGSGVGPDGETFSEKDRFEANTNSRELADILFLLDLLSLGKVPGAPTKPGPVGLVGHSRGGGGAILAAASEPRVASLVTWASVASVQRYTEEQKQKWRERGHLTIKNARTGDAFRIRTAALDDIEEHEAALDILSAAASLDIPSLVIHGMKDEAVPFAEGLALAQAFQRKGRFLPLPDSGHTFSASHPMPQDMPDDLARVFEASAKHLEEVLL; from the coding sequence ATGAGCCACACGATCCCCTTTGAGTTCCCTTCGCCCGCCGATGGCGCCCCTCTTCGCGGTGATCTGCATCTCCCGCAGGGAGAGCCCGCAGCCTCGGTTCTCCTCGTTCACGGCTTCAAGGGCTTCAAGGACTGGGGTTTCTGGCCACCCTTTGCAGAGATGCTGGCAGAGCGCGGCCTTGCCGCTTGCCGCTTCAACCTGTCGGGAAGCGGCGTCGGCCCCGATGGCGAAACCTTCAGTGAGAAGGACCGCTTTGAAGCAAACACGAACAGCCGGGAACTTGCCGACATTCTCTTCCTCCTGGATCTGCTTTCTCTTGGGAAAGTCCCCGGCGCCCCCACCAAGCCGGGGCCGGTCGGACTCGTCGGGCACAGCCGGGGAGGCGGAGGAGCCATCCTTGCGGCCGCCTCCGAGCCGCGGGTCGCAAGCCTTGTCACCTGGGCCTCTGTCGCCAGTGTCCAGCGTTACACGGAAGAGCAAAAACAGAAATGGCGTGAGCGCGGTCATCTCACGATCAAGAATGCAAGAACGGGCGATGCCTTTCGCATCAGGACTGCTGCGCTCGATGACATTGAGGAACACGAGGCAGCGCTGGACATTCTCTCTGCCGCTGCAAGTCTGGACATTCCCAGTCTCGTGATTCACGGGATGAAAGATGAAGCGGTTCCCTTTGCCGAAGGCCTTGCCCTGGCCCAGGCCTTCCAGAGGAAGGGTCGCTTCCTTCCCCTGCCGGATTCAGGGCACACCTTTTCCGCCTCTCACCCCATGCCCCAGGATATGCCCGATGACCTGGCGCGGGTCTTCGAGGCCAGTGCAAAACATCTCGAGGAGGTACTCCTGTGA
- a CDS encoding DUF1460 domain-containing protein: MKLVLLASILIPVFQLLSSTLWGTCRDLNTDTLYPPAQMDSLLLQEQSLDRAERIGLWARRFAEAEKPRYLFGLAEGGYVSRGLLVQDSRVDCVSLSYRVCELAQARNSEDALKIALGSRFAGAPEDSILDKEGRANYEHSSHLDYSLDMIRSGHWGNDISSGLQGARRDSVGSSRYPAGSFFYVPEENLLAEDLQEGDLLWLTLNPAHESAAKLREDYGLVIGHIGIVILEDKTPCLVHAASRSLSGHYEGGRVVQVPLADYLQRVERFHGVIVSRFD; this comes from the coding sequence ATGAAACTCGTCCTTCTTGCAAGCATCCTGATTCCCGTGTTCCAGCTTCTTTCGTCTACGCTCTGGGGCACCTGCCGCGATCTCAACACGGACACTCTCTATCCGCCGGCTCAAATGGACTCCCTTCTCTTGCAGGAGCAGTCTCTAGACAGGGCGGAGCGCATCGGGCTCTGGGCACGGCGCTTTGCGGAAGCAGAAAAACCCCGCTACCTCTTTGGCCTCGCAGAAGGCGGCTATGTGTCCCGGGGGCTGCTCGTGCAGGACAGCAGAGTGGATTGTGTGAGCCTGAGTTATCGGGTTTGCGAACTTGCTCAGGCCCGCAACTCGGAAGATGCACTGAAAATTGCCCTTGGCAGCCGCTTTGCCGGAGCCCCCGAGGACTCCATTCTCGACAAGGAAGGACGCGCAAACTACGAGCATTCCAGCCATCTGGACTACTCCCTCGACATGATTCGTTCAGGGCACTGGGGAAACGACATCTCTTCCGGCTTGCAGGGTGCGCGAAGAGACAGTGTCGGTTCTTCCCGTTATCCGGCCGGGAGTTTCTTTTATGTTCCCGAGGAGAATCTGCTCGCGGAGGATCTGCAGGAAGGCGACCTGCTCTGGCTGACCCTGAACCCCGCACACGAGAGCGCCGCCAAACTCCGGGAGGACTACGGTCTTGTCATCGGGCATATCGGGATCGTGATTCTTGAAGACAAAACACCCTGCCTCGTTCACGCAGCTTCCCGCTCCCTGTCAGGCCATTACGAGGGAGGGCGAGTGGTCCAGGTTCCTCTTGCAGACTACCTCCAGCGCGTGGAGCGCTTCCATGGAGTGATCGTCAGTCGCTTCGACTAG
- the mqnE gene encoding aminofutalosine synthase MqnE, whose translation MSLEKIRSKVTDGKRLDASEALELYRSEDLYALAEMADQVNQKKNGRKVYFNINRHINPTNVCVYAGSCKFCSFAATMKDDHGYTMSEEQVLEAAAGMEAEGAREIHIVGGIHPRKDYDWYRRLISLLHEAHPEVHLKAWTAVEIDHFAKLTGWTIGEVLRDMQEAGLGSLPGGGAEIFQEEIREKLCGHKSWTDRWFEVHREAHRQGIRSNATMLYGHIESLEDRVDHMLRLRDLQDESGGFQAFIPLAYHPENNPLPVEQFTTGLDDLKTLAVARLFLDNFQHLKTYWIMVSEKLSQVGLRFGANDLDGTVTRERITHDAGGRTPEHLPQEELVRLIQGAGRIPVERNTLYEEVRVWQ comes from the coding sequence ATGTCTCTGGAGAAGATCCGTTCGAAAGTCACCGATGGCAAAAGGCTCGATGCGAGCGAGGCTTTGGAGCTTTACCGCAGTGAAGATCTCTATGCGCTTGCAGAGATGGCCGATCAGGTGAATCAGAAAAAGAACGGGCGCAAGGTCTACTTCAACATCAACCGGCATATCAATCCGACGAATGTCTGCGTCTATGCGGGAAGTTGCAAGTTCTGCTCTTTCGCCGCCACGATGAAGGACGATCACGGCTACACGATGAGCGAGGAGCAGGTTCTCGAAGCCGCCGCAGGAATGGAAGCCGAGGGCGCGCGCGAGATTCATATTGTCGGGGGCATTCATCCACGCAAGGACTACGACTGGTACCGTAGGCTGATTTCCCTGCTTCATGAAGCTCATCCGGAGGTACACCTGAAGGCCTGGACGGCGGTGGAGATCGACCACTTTGCCAAGCTTACGGGATGGACGATCGGCGAAGTTCTTCGCGACATGCAGGAGGCGGGACTGGGGAGTCTTCCCGGCGGGGGAGCGGAGATCTTTCAGGAAGAGATCCGGGAGAAACTCTGCGGGCACAAGAGTTGGACCGACCGCTGGTTCGAGGTGCATCGGGAAGCCCACCGGCAGGGAATTCGCTCCAATGCGACCATGCTCTACGGACACATCGAGAGTCTGGAGGATCGCGTGGACCACATGCTTCGCCTGCGCGATCTGCAGGACGAGAGCGGAGGTTTTCAGGCTTTCATTCCCCTGGCCTACCACCCCGAGAACAATCCGCTTCCCGTCGAGCAGTTCACGACAGGTCTTGATGACCTGAAGACTCTGGCTGTTGCCCGCCTCTTTCTCGACAACTTCCAGCACCTGAAGACCTACTGGATCATGGTCAGCGAAAAACTCAGCCAGGTGGGGCTTCGCTTCGGAGCAAACGATCTGGACGGAACCGTAACACGCGAACGCATTACTCATGATGCGGGCGGTCGCACTCCCGAACATCTTCCGCAGGAAGAACTGGTTCGCCTGATTCAGGGGGCCGGACGAATTCCTGTCGAGCGCAATACTCTCTATGAGGAGGTGCGGGTATGGCAGTAG
- the mqnC gene encoding cyclic dehypoxanthinyl futalosine synthase, whose amino-acid sequence MAVGTVSSLLDAASRGERLKREEGLELLREVDLLDLGRAADQRRKMLHPESRVTFILDRNINYSNVCNVSCRFCAFYRREKDADAYVLSREELARKIEETLDVGGSQILMQGGVHPGLKIDWYEDMLRWIRENYGIHVHAFSPVEIRRIAEYSDLSIMEALKRLQAAGLDSVPGGGAEILADRVRREISPLKDSADEWLEVMETAHSIGMRTTATMMFGHVESDEEILEHLHRLREVQDRTRGFTAFIPWTFQPENTRLKAEKASAVDYLRVLALSRLYLDNFENLQLSYVTMGAKIGQVAMRFGANDFGSLMLEENVVSQAGASFLMSREEIVRLIRDAGFRPALRNQRYEILEELEEPEAQRVDSRARI is encoded by the coding sequence ATGGCAGTAGGGACGGTTTCCTCGCTTCTGGACGCTGCCTCCCGCGGTGAGCGTCTCAAGAGAGAAGAGGGTCTTGAGTTATTGCGGGAAGTGGATCTTCTGGATCTGGGGCGCGCCGCCGACCAGCGCCGGAAGATGCTCCATCCCGAATCCCGGGTGACCTTCATTCTCGATCGGAACATCAACTACTCGAATGTCTGCAATGTCTCTTGCCGGTTCTGTGCCTTCTATCGGCGAGAGAAGGATGCCGATGCCTATGTCCTCAGTCGCGAGGAACTCGCCCGCAAGATCGAGGAAACTCTCGATGTGGGAGGAAGCCAGATTCTCATGCAGGGAGGCGTGCACCCGGGACTGAAGATCGACTGGTACGAGGACATGCTGCGATGGATCCGCGAGAACTACGGCATCCATGTCCACGCCTTCAGCCCCGTGGAGATTCGTCGCATTGCAGAGTACTCGGACCTTTCAATTATGGAGGCTCTCAAACGGCTGCAAGCGGCGGGTCTCGATTCCGTTCCCGGGGGCGGTGCCGAGATTCTGGCCGATCGTGTCCGCCGGGAGATTTCGCCTCTCAAGGACAGTGCCGACGAGTGGCTGGAAGTCATGGAGACGGCCCACTCCATCGGCATGCGCACGACGGCTACCATGATGTTCGGCCATGTGGAAAGCGACGAGGAGATTCTCGAGCACCTTCATCGCCTGCGGGAGGTGCAGGACCGGACGCGAGGGTTCACGGCCTTCATCCCCTGGACTTTCCAGCCGGAGAACACCCGCCTGAAAGCGGAGAAGGCCTCGGCAGTGGACTACCTCCGTGTCCTGGCACTTTCGCGACTCTATCTCGACAACTTTGAGAACCTGCAGCTTTCCTATGTGACCATGGGTGCGAAGATCGGTCAGGTCGCCATGCGCTTTGGCGCAAATGACTTCGGAAGCCTCATGCTCGAGGAGAATGTGGTGAGCCAGGCGGGAGCTTCCTTCCTGATGAGCCGGGAGGAGATCGTGCGCCTGATTCGTGATGCCGGTTTCCGTCCCGCTCTTCGGAACCAGCGTTACGAGATCCTGGAGGAACTTGAAGAGCCAGAAGCTCAAAGAGTCGATTCTCGCGCTCGGATTTGA
- a CDS encoding HDIG domain-containing protein translates to MNREEAWKLFCEFNETDALRKHALAVEGVMRYWARKSQADEELWGVVGLLHDLDYEKWPEEHCVHSERILRERNCPEEILRAVLSHAWGVCTEVEPQSEMEKVLYAIDELTGLVAATALVRPSKSVLDTKVKSVKKKWKNARFAAGVDRSVIEKGAGMLGMEIADLISEVIEGMREVADDIGLRGEA, encoded by the coding sequence GTGAACCGGGAAGAAGCCTGGAAGCTCTTTTGCGAGTTCAATGAAACGGATGCCCTGCGCAAACACGCACTCGCCGTGGAGGGAGTCATGCGCTATTGGGCAAGAAAGAGCCAGGCCGATGAAGAGCTCTGGGGGGTCGTCGGTCTTCTACACGATCTGGATTATGAAAAGTGGCCCGAAGAGCACTGCGTCCACAGCGAACGAATCCTTCGCGAGAGAAATTGCCCCGAGGAGATCCTTCGCGCCGTCCTCAGCCATGCCTGGGGCGTTTGCACAGAGGTCGAACCGCAAAGCGAGATGGAGAAAGTCCTCTACGCTATCGACGAACTGACAGGACTGGTGGCCGCTACCGCCCTGGTTCGCCCGAGCAAGAGCGTTCTCGATACCAAGGTAAAGAGCGTAAAGAAGAAATGGAAAAATGCCCGCTTCGCTGCGGGCGTGGATCGCTCGGTGATTGAAAAAGGGGCAGGGATGCTCGGAATGGAAATCGCCGACCTGATCAGCGAGGTCATTGAAGGCATGCGGGAAGTGGCCGACGACATCGGACTCCGGGGAGAGGCCTGA
- a CDS encoding methylated-DNA--[protein]-cysteine S-methyltransferase — MRWTDMDSPLGRLTLLASERGLHRLEWNQHRARSLRADYSPANFLSPTPAEKHLSRSRSWLDRYFLGEKPGKLPPLDLSGQADFSRRVLLALCKVPSGKVVSYGQLAVKVGSPGAARAVGNVMAANPIPILIPCHRVLAAGERLGGFSGGLDRKRKLLRLESYPVPIQ; from the coding sequence ATGCGCTGGACAGACATGGATAGCCCTCTGGGTCGATTGACCCTTCTCGCCAGTGAGCGCGGTCTTCACCGACTGGAGTGGAATCAGCACCGGGCACGAAGTCTGAGAGCCGACTACTCTCCCGCCAACTTTCTCTCCCCGACGCCCGCAGAAAAGCACCTCAGCAGAAGCCGCTCCTGGCTGGACCGCTACTTCCTCGGGGAGAAGCCGGGCAAGCTTCCCCCACTGGATCTGTCCGGTCAAGCGGACTTCTCCCGCAGGGTGCTTCTCGCCCTCTGCAAGGTGCCTTCCGGCAAGGTAGTCAGCTACGGGCAACTGGCAGTGAAGGTCGGCAGTCCCGGAGCCGCACGGGCGGTGGGAAATGTCATGGCGGCCAATCCCATTCCGATCCTGATTCCCTGCCACCGGGTTCTCGCCGCGGGAGAACGCTTGGGCGGATTCAGCGGCGGACTCGACAGAAAACGCAAGCTCCTTCGACTCGAAAGCTACCCGGTACCAATTCAATAG
- a CDS encoding MtnX-like HAD-IB family phosphatase: MRVQVYTDFDGTVSEKDTLVHLLDKYHGAGWLEIERRVEDGSLSEMEGLQEEIALLDLPFQTALESVLEEVALDSAFVKFAHYCKERDWPLGILSGGLRPLILPMLEKAGIPELPLHCNDLGFLEDGRWKVLPAESPRIRGLCNHCKSWWLQESRLPLIYIGDGTTDRCPAERADLLFAKGGLARWCEEEGLEHVPFETFDDILLWLDSLAGETWLDTLTAP; this comes from the coding sequence GTGAGAGTTCAGGTCTATACGGATTTTGATGGAACAGTGAGCGAAAAGGACACGCTGGTCCATCTGCTGGACAAGTACCACGGGGCCGGATGGCTCGAGATTGAGCGTCGGGTGGAGGACGGAAGCCTCAGCGAAATGGAGGGGCTTCAAGAGGAAATCGCCCTTCTCGATCTGCCCTTTCAGACGGCGCTCGAATCGGTACTGGAGGAGGTGGCGCTGGATTCCGCTTTTGTGAAATTCGCTCACTATTGCAAAGAACGGGACTGGCCTCTCGGGATTCTCTCCGGCGGACTGAGGCCCCTGATCCTGCCCATGCTGGAGAAGGCCGGGATTCCGGAACTTCCTCTTCATTGCAATGATCTGGGCTTCCTGGAAGACGGACGCTGGAAGGTCCTTCCCGCAGAAAGTCCCCGCATTCGCGGCCTTTGCAACCACTGCAAAAGCTGGTGGCTACAAGAGTCCCGGCTTCCCCTCATCTACATTGGCGATGGAACTACGGACCGTTGTCCGGCAGAGCGTGCGGATCTTCTCTTCGCCAAGGGAGGTCTTGCAAGGTGGTGCGAAGAGGAGGGGCTGGAGCATGTTCCCTTCGAAACCTTCGACGACATTCTGCTGTGGCTGGACAGTCTGGCGGGAGAAACCTGGCTGGATACCCTGACCGCTCCCTAG
- the queG gene encoding tRNA epoxyqueuosine(34) reductase QueG — MKSQKLKESILALGFDRLGIASVGPHADHGRLEQWLQAGHAASMDWMDRSCEFRRDPALLLEGCRSVLLLSLNYHSSAEEAPPQRGQGRISRYARFRDYHKVMRSMLRRATTLLREDHGASLTKIAVDSAPLLERSLAASAGLGWIGKNTMLIDEKLGSWTFLGAVLSDLDLEPDAPVPDRCGNCRACLDACPTDAFPEAGVLDSRSCISYLTIEHRGDIDAELAGKMGDRIFGCDLCQEVCPWNREVPQTAVEDFQPRSGLQAPLLESLLAMNQESFLKSFAGTPLMRAGLERMQRNARIALSNEEKI, encoded by the coding sequence TTGAAGAGCCAGAAGCTCAAAGAGTCGATTCTCGCGCTCGGATTTGACCGGCTGGGCATTGCTTCGGTCGGGCCTCATGCCGATCACGGCCGCCTGGAGCAGTGGCTTCAAGCGGGCCACGCCGCCTCCATGGACTGGATGGACCGAAGCTGCGAATTTCGCAGAGACCCCGCCCTGCTGCTCGAAGGCTGTCGAAGCGTCCTTCTTTTGTCGCTCAACTATCACTCCTCTGCAGAGGAAGCTCCTCCGCAACGAGGCCAGGGGCGCATCAGCCGCTACGCACGCTTCCGCGATTATCACAAGGTGATGAGATCCATGCTTCGTCGTGCGACGACGCTTCTTCGCGAGGATCACGGAGCCTCGCTGACGAAGATCGCCGTGGATTCCGCGCCCCTACTCGAGCGTTCTCTGGCGGCTTCTGCGGGCTTGGGCTGGATCGGCAAGAACACGATGCTGATCGATGAAAAGCTCGGTTCCTGGACCTTTCTGGGCGCGGTTCTTTCGGATCTGGATCTGGAGCCCGATGCTCCGGTCCCCGATCGTTGTGGAAACTGCCGGGCCTGCCTCGATGCCTGTCCGACCGACGCCTTTCCCGAGGCGGGAGTGCTGGATTCCCGCAGCTGCATCAGCTACCTGACGATTGAGCATCGTGGAGACATCGATGCAGAGCTTGCCGGGAAGATGGGGGACCGGATCTTCGGTTGTGATCTATGTCAGGAGGTCTGCCCCTGGAACCGGGAAGTCCCGCAAACTGCTGTCGAGGATTTCCAGCCGAGGAGCGGTCTTCAGGCGCCGCTTCTTGAAAGCCTTCTTGCGATGAATCAGGAGAGTTTTCTGAAGAGCTTTGCGGGCACTCCCCTGATGCGCGCCGGCCTTGAGAGAATGCAACGCAATGCCCGTATCGCCTTGAGCAATGAGGAGAAGATCTGA